A genomic region of Papaver somniferum cultivar HN1 chromosome 7, ASM357369v1, whole genome shotgun sequence contains the following coding sequences:
- the LOC113299534 gene encoding F-box protein At4g00755-like: protein MAGDCIDFVQLLNHDLSSNILSYLDDPADVVRVSSVSRAWRQFVISNGISKNLCLRLLPEVSHAVPAIEENNIVEPPEVKSTDDMEVEKLKKNHRVYAFLAQGLASSPGNCISDAICASSTDNYPEESILHTLEPRDRVGERASYWSSEGESDQGVPETLTFKLASKLCFINEINIQPFQAYFQYGFPIYSAKSVRFRVGHFTDQHMETDLVDEFEAGHRHIEDHVVWTYTSEDFPMAQENCLQKFKLPEPVFAVGGVLQIELLGRVQQQEMDGLYYVCVSHVQILGRPFKEDFVAEFVDLSGKCVLKYISKLDAATDSNPSTGDALEDGSGGSTPGPSRLHSFTARLVQRAGMGIERIFSLRGHGVLIMDEDSNDEDDEDYEDGENNNLDEAESDAEQA from the exons ATGGCGGGGGATTGTATTGATTTTGTGCAATTGCTCAACCATGACTTATCATCGAATATCTTGTCGTATTTGGATGACCCAGCTGATGTTGTTCGTGTTAGTTCCGTTTCGCGTGCTTGGCGTCAATTCG TGATTTCAAATGGCATCTCCAAGAATCTCTGCTTAAGATTGTTGCCAGAAGTATCACATGCTGTGCCTGCGATTGAAGAAAACAACATAGTAGAGCCACCAGAAGTCAAGTCCACTGATGACATGGAAGTggagaaattgaagaaaaatcatcGAGTTTATGCCTTCCTAGCACAAGGTCTGGCTTCTTCCCCGGGAAATTGCATTTCTGATGCGATATGTGCATCCAGCACCGATAATTATCCTGAAGAAAGCATTCTGCACACGTTGGAACCTAGAGATAGGGTCGGTGAGAGGGCTTCATACTGGTCAAGTGAAGGAGAGAGTGATCAAGGGGTGCCTGAGACATTAACTTTTAAACTGGCATCCAAGTTGTGTTTTATTAATGAAATCAACATCCAACCATTCCAAG CATATTTCCAGTATGGTTTTCCTATATATTCGGCCAAGTCTGTGCGCTTTCGAGTTGGCCATTTTACTGATCAGCATATGGAGACAGATCTTGTGGATGAGTTTGAGGCAGGTCATAGACACATTGAAGATCACGTGGTATGGACATACACCTCAGAAGACTTTCCAATGGCTCAG GAAAATTGCTTACAAAAGTTCAAGCTACCAGAACCTGTTTTCGCTGTTGGTGGAGTTTTGCAGATTGAACTCTTAGGTCGGGTTCAGCAGCAGGAGATGGATGGGTTATACTACGTGTG TGTTTCTCACGTTCAAATCCTGGGACGCCCATTCAAAGAGGATTTCGTtgctgagtttgttgatctctcTGGGAAGTGCGTGCTGAAGTATATCTCAAAACTAGATGCTGCTACTGACTCTAATCCTTCTACAGGTGATGCATTAGAAGATGGCAGCGGTGGTAGTACGCCTGGCCCGTCTAGGTTGCATTCTTTCACAGCCAGGCTAGTGCAGAGAGCAGGGATGGGTATCGAGCGCATTTTCTCTTTACGTGGGCATGGTGTGCTCATTATGGACGAGGATAgcaatgatgaagacgatgaagattaCGAAGATGGGGAGAATAATAATTTAGACGAGGCTGAATCTGATGCTGAACAAGCTTGA